The following are from one region of the Alicyclobacillus fastidiosus genome:
- a CDS encoding class I tRNA ligase family protein, with translation MPKYLMTSALPYINGVKHLGNLAGSLLPADVYARFLRQEGEEVLFICGTDEHGTPAELSAQEAGMPVSEYCGQMHEVQADIYARFGLSFDHFGRSSSSSNHALTQAIYQRLEERGFIEVRDTRQMYSLSDKRYLPDRYVVGTCPKCGYEGARGDQCEQCTSVLEPVDLRNPRSALSGRGDLEVRSTKHLFLRLDALADEVRDWIDSHPEWSKLTTSIAYKWLDEGLQPRGITRDLSWGVRVPREGFENLSTRTW, from the coding sequence GTGCCAAAGTACTTGATGACCAGCGCATTACCGTATATCAACGGCGTGAAGCACTTGGGCAATCTGGCGGGATCGTTGCTGCCTGCCGACGTATATGCCCGATTCTTGCGGCAGGAAGGGGAAGAGGTCCTGTTCATATGCGGGACGGACGAACACGGCACGCCTGCGGAACTGTCCGCGCAGGAAGCCGGTATGCCAGTGAGCGAGTACTGCGGTCAAATGCACGAGGTGCAGGCGGACATTTACGCGCGGTTCGGCCTGTCGTTTGACCACTTCGGGAGAAGCAGTTCGTCATCAAACCATGCACTCACGCAAGCGATCTATCAGCGGCTGGAGGAGCGGGGGTTCATTGAAGTTCGCGATACGCGACAGATGTACTCCTTGTCAGATAAGCGCTATCTGCCTGATAGGTATGTGGTGGGCACGTGCCCGAAGTGCGGCTACGAGGGGGCGCGAGGGGACCAATGCGAACAGTGTACGTCTGTCTTAGAGCCCGTGGATTTACGAAATCCACGGTCTGCGTTGTCGGGCCGAGGAGATTTGGAAGTGCGCTCGACAAAGCATTTGTTTTTGCGGCTCGACGCGCTCGCGGATGAGGTGCGAGACTGGATCGATTCGCATCCGGAGTGGTCCAAGTTGACGACATCGATCGCCTACAAGTGGTTGGACGAAGGGTTACAGCCGCGTGGTATCACGCGAGATCTGTCCTGGGGCGTCCGCGTTCCGCGAGAGGGTTTCGAGAACTTATCAACAAGGACTTGGTAG
- a CDS encoding HAMP domain-containing sensor histidine kinase — protein MKTLRVRKFMVVGMISLIIVPMLVYLAVHVIGQRTLPPWSQAQDQKQEVAIQQTINRVVTSSNKWTDPTWQSELQKQLHQSGMEVVILSPSDHEIFDSGYLHGRHWMSSNTTTVVNGGHVVGTVKVYAPGPNDPVADVSAFVAMLCVIFWVGFQMQRSVVRPLEAMSRAARLIAEGDFDIELPISRVTEIEQVRTGFEVMVTGLGESFQKQAELAEERRFFMGAVAHDLRTPLFALRGYLDGLEQGIARTPDKVAKYVAVCIDKASQLDRLVADLFAFTKLEYMEQTLHVDDVDVTRVVERSVDNLRPQAQDKGVSIVLENPEQTCVARLDSHLLERAVINLLDNALRHTPAGGQICIRWNNESERTWISVRDTGSGFASHDLSHVFEPLYRGEASRNRATGGAGLGLTIAKRIFKAHGGELVAENHPDGGALLVGWIPRGSC, from the coding sequence ATGAAGACACTTCGCGTCCGCAAGTTTATGGTTGTCGGCATGATCTCCCTTATCATCGTTCCGATGTTGGTGTACCTCGCCGTTCATGTCATCGGCCAAAGAACGCTGCCACCCTGGTCGCAGGCGCAGGATCAAAAGCAAGAGGTGGCCATCCAGCAAACCATAAACCGCGTCGTGACGAGTTCGAACAAGTGGACAGATCCTACCTGGCAAAGTGAACTGCAGAAACAATTACACCAGTCTGGAATGGAAGTCGTCATCCTTTCACCATCGGATCACGAGATATTTGATTCCGGGTATCTGCACGGCAGGCACTGGATGTCCTCCAACACGACGACGGTTGTGAATGGCGGACACGTGGTGGGGACGGTCAAGGTGTATGCGCCAGGGCCGAACGATCCGGTGGCCGACGTTTCAGCGTTCGTGGCGATGCTTTGTGTGATTTTTTGGGTGGGATTTCAAATGCAACGGTCTGTCGTACGGCCACTCGAAGCGATGAGCCGCGCTGCGCGGTTGATTGCGGAAGGCGATTTCGATATCGAGTTGCCGATTTCTCGCGTCACCGAGATCGAACAAGTTCGGACGGGGTTTGAAGTCATGGTGACAGGACTTGGGGAATCTTTTCAAAAGCAAGCTGAATTGGCCGAGGAACGTCGCTTTTTTATGGGGGCGGTTGCCCATGATTTGCGGACGCCGCTATTTGCCTTACGGGGGTATCTCGATGGCTTGGAACAGGGAATCGCGCGTACGCCCGACAAGGTGGCGAAGTACGTGGCAGTGTGTATTGACAAGGCCAGTCAGCTTGACCGTCTAGTAGCCGATCTATTTGCGTTCACGAAACTTGAGTACATGGAACAGACATTGCACGTCGACGATGTCGACGTGACTCGGGTCGTCGAGCGGTCGGTAGACAACTTGAGGCCACAGGCCCAGGACAAGGGCGTGTCGATCGTCCTGGAAAATCCTGAACAAACGTGTGTGGCGAGACTCGATTCGCACTTGCTAGAGCGAGCAGTGATCAATCTCTTGGACAATGCACTTCGGCATACGCCTGCTGGCGGTCAGATATGCATCCGTTGGAACAACGAATCGGAACGAACGTGGATATCGGTGAGGGATACCGGCTCGGGATTTGCCTCGCACGATTTGAGCCACGTGTTTGAGCCTTTGTATCGGGGAGAAGCGTCGAGGAATCGGGCGACAGGCGGTGCGGGACTTGGCCTGACGATTGCGAAGCGCATTTTCAAGGCGCACGGAGGCGAACTCGTCGCCGAAAACCATCCAGACGGCGGTGCGTTGCTCGTGGGCTGGATACCGCGAGGGTCATGCTAG
- a CDS encoding response regulator transcription factor, which translates to MSQLQTVLVVDDDETIVELMRDYLENDGFCVRAAYDTQQALSLLRDEQVHCILLDVMMPGQNGFELCRQIRTGSDVPILFLSARDDDVDKIRGLGLGGDDYIVKTASPAEVVARVKAVLRRFGLHSPRQTVLNYGRLELDLSARIVRVEGQDVSLTPKEYDLLRLFAEHPRQVFPYERLLDLFWGGVGDKHTIRVHIARIREKIERDPNNPLYIVNVWGVGYRFEGRPA; encoded by the coding sequence GTGAGTCAGCTACAAACGGTTTTGGTCGTCGACGATGACGAAACCATTGTCGAATTGATGCGCGATTACTTGGAGAACGACGGGTTTTGCGTGCGCGCTGCCTACGACACCCAACAAGCGTTGAGCCTGTTGAGAGACGAGCAGGTGCACTGCATCCTGCTGGACGTGATGATGCCGGGACAAAATGGGTTTGAGCTATGTCGCCAAATTCGCACCGGGAGCGACGTTCCCATCTTGTTCTTAAGTGCACGGGATGACGACGTCGATAAGATCCGGGGATTGGGCCTAGGGGGCGACGATTATATCGTCAAAACCGCTTCGCCAGCTGAGGTGGTGGCGCGGGTGAAGGCGGTGCTGCGCCGTTTTGGACTGCACAGCCCGCGGCAAACCGTCTTGAACTATGGGCGGCTAGAGTTGGATCTATCTGCGCGGATCGTTCGCGTGGAAGGGCAGGACGTCTCGTTGACACCGAAGGAGTACGACCTGTTGCGCCTGTTTGCGGAGCATCCGCGCCAAGTCTTCCCCTACGAACGGTTGCTCGACCTGTTTTGGGGGGGAGTCGGCGACAAGCACACCATCCGCGTCCACATTGCTCGAATTCGGGAAAAGATCGAGCGAGACCCGAACAACCCGCTGTACATCGTCAACGTGTGGGGCGTAGGGTATCGCTTTGAGGGACGACCGGCATGA
- a CDS encoding SHOCT domain-containing protein gives MWWGHGFGCFGFFIFLAIFICFIVTRVCMFRRYGGCGRRWMDDAEAILRRRLASGEIDEAEYQKLRDALKR, from the coding sequence ATGTGGTGGGGACATGGATTCGGATGCTTTGGATTTTTCATCTTTCTGGCGATTTTCATCTGTTTTATCGTGACGCGAGTTTGCATGTTTCGCAGGTACGGGGGATGCGGCCGTCGATGGATGGATGACGCCGAGGCAATCCTGAGAAGGCGTCTCGCGAGTGGCGAGATCGACGAGGCGGAATATCAAAAGCTTCGGGATGCGCTCAAGCGTTGA
- a CDS encoding PIG-L family deacetylase: MKSLICVQPHPDDNEVGAGGLIAMLAQKGCRIVFVTVTDGRYGSSDPSLSPEALVDIRRHERLSAGRCLGVTEQVELGFEDAGEYDERDVVEALLPVLRRVRPEMVMTVDPWVPYEAHPDHQKVGRATAAAVLFAGNIAYPDAGAPCHIPQVGFYASSYPNAFVDVTRHWEAKMSAILAHQSQFVNAEWPLLQQYFEYQAAEYHRVLRSRSGLDELAGTATEARFAEAFKVLSTRQLHFFPAAVFS, translated from the coding sequence GTGAAGTCGCTGATTTGCGTCCAGCCACATCCGGACGACAACGAGGTTGGTGCGGGTGGATTGATTGCGATGCTTGCTCAAAAAGGCTGCCGAATCGTGTTTGTGACGGTTACGGACGGGCGCTACGGCAGCTCCGACCCATCGTTGTCGCCTGAGGCTTTAGTCGACATCCGCCGTCATGAGCGCCTGTCCGCGGGTCGCTGCCTAGGGGTGACGGAACAGGTGGAACTCGGCTTTGAGGATGCGGGTGAGTACGACGAGCGCGACGTGGTGGAGGCCCTTTTACCCGTGTTGCGGAGGGTACGTCCAGAGATGGTCATGACAGTTGACCCGTGGGTCCCCTATGAAGCCCATCCTGACCACCAGAAGGTTGGGCGCGCGACAGCAGCTGCGGTGCTCTTCGCAGGCAATATCGCCTATCCCGACGCGGGCGCCCCTTGCCACATTCCACAGGTTGGTTTTTATGCGTCCAGTTACCCCAATGCGTTCGTTGACGTCACTCGCCATTGGGAAGCGAAAATGTCGGCGATTCTGGCGCATCAAAGTCAGTTCGTCAATGCGGAGTGGCCGTTGTTGCAACAATACTTTGAATACCAGGCCGCTGAGTACCATCGCGTGCTGCGAAGCCGATCAGGACTCGATGAACTAGCTGGCACGGCGACAGAGGCTCGCTTCGCCGAAGCGTTTAAGGTGCTGTCTACCAGACAGTTGCACTTTTTTCCGGCGGCTGTGTTTAGTTGA
- a CDS encoding amidohydrolase family protein — protein sequence MRYIDVFTHFFPEQLWKRMLALDQVGMDIGKRMRGIPCIYDLDVRREIIERFDNYSQVISLGMPPLEAMGPADVTLELSRIANDGLAELVAKYPHHFSGFLASLPMNSPDAAAEAERAFRDLGANGLQIHTNVNGKPLDDPEFFPVFEVAQRYDRPVFLHPSRGAEMADYLTEDKSKYEIWWTFGWPYETSTAMARLVFSGILDRLPNLKVLAHHMGAMVPFFEGRVGPGWDQLGKRTSDEDLTLVLKRLKRRPLDYFKDFYADTAVFGSRSATVCGLDFYGPDKVVFASDSPFDPEKGPGYIRSTIEVLNSIEMDDAVREKICFRNAQTLLGIE from the coding sequence ATGCGATATATTGATGTGTTCACACACTTTTTTCCCGAACAACTGTGGAAGCGGATGCTTGCGCTCGATCAGGTAGGCATGGATATTGGGAAGCGAATGAGAGGAATTCCTTGTATCTACGATCTCGACGTCCGACGTGAAATTATCGAACGGTTTGACAACTACTCACAGGTGATTTCACTTGGTATGCCTCCGCTGGAAGCAATGGGCCCCGCGGACGTGACACTCGAGTTAAGTCGCATTGCGAACGATGGGTTGGCAGAACTCGTCGCAAAATATCCACATCACTTTTCTGGCTTTCTAGCGTCTTTGCCGATGAATTCGCCAGACGCAGCTGCTGAAGCGGAGCGTGCGTTTCGGGATCTTGGGGCCAATGGGCTTCAGATTCACACGAACGTCAATGGAAAACCGCTGGATGACCCTGAATTTTTCCCTGTATTCGAGGTGGCACAGCGGTATGATCGCCCCGTTTTCCTTCATCCGTCGCGTGGTGCGGAGATGGCGGACTACTTAACTGAAGACAAATCTAAGTATGAAATTTGGTGGACGTTTGGATGGCCATATGAGACGAGTACAGCCATGGCAAGGTTAGTGTTCTCTGGTATCCTCGATCGGTTACCTAACCTCAAAGTACTTGCTCATCACATGGGGGCGATGGTGCCGTTTTTTGAAGGCCGTGTCGGCCCAGGTTGGGACCAACTTGGCAAACGCACGTCGGACGAGGATTTGACACTTGTTCTCAAGCGTTTAAAGCGGCGTCCACTGGATTACTTTAAGGACTTTTATGCGGATACCGCTGTCTTTGGCTCGCGTAGTGCGACGGTGTGTGGACTGGATTTCTATGGTCCAGATAAGGTCGTTTTTGCTTCAGACTCGCCGTTCGACCCGGAAAAGGGACCGGGGTATATTCGCAGCACCATCGAAGTCCTGAACTCCATCGAGATGGACGATGCGGTTCGCGAGAAGATTTGTTTTCGCAACGCGCAGACTTTACTAGGCATTGAATAG
- a CDS encoding MFS transporter translates to MTESSKVNVSEVIERNRVSGLQVLACVLSGLAVALSGYDEQVMSFVTPTLAKLWGIPQGSFSAALSSGLFGLMVGALISGPIADLIGRKKVIVISLVWLGVFSLFTVVAGNLSELVVLRFITGFGLGGVMPNAIALTSEYCPERVRRTIVSVMFVGFPVGAIVCSLLSSHMVPTLGWTSVFYIGSLLPLVAAIVLMFLLPESIRFLVTKGIHFEKQLAILRRIEPKGQWKAGDRFFVTEEALKGFTVKNLFATGYGKNTILLWFVFLINLMVLDFLTGWMTTVLKNVGFPLGEAIIATAFLQGGGAVGAILLGYLSDRLNIKRILVITFLLCTVSLGLFGMVDSVAMVLVMTFIAGFFVVGSQTLINTLASITYPTSTRSTGVSWAFGVGRIGSIIGPIIGGGMISMNWSIKEMFLCAAVPTILAAIAVTFMRIRPNKAESRPVQQASEPSVL, encoded by the coding sequence ATGACTGAAAGTTCAAAAGTAAACGTGTCAGAAGTAATTGAACGAAACCGCGTGAGTGGGCTTCAGGTATTGGCATGTGTACTGTCCGGATTGGCCGTTGCTCTATCCGGATACGATGAGCAGGTGATGTCGTTTGTAACCCCAACACTAGCGAAACTTTGGGGAATACCGCAAGGTTCCTTTTCAGCAGCGCTATCGTCAGGGTTGTTTGGTCTAATGGTAGGTGCTCTCATTTCCGGGCCGATCGCTGACCTCATTGGGCGAAAAAAAGTGATCGTGATCTCGTTGGTTTGGCTTGGCGTTTTCTCCTTGTTCACCGTTGTCGCGGGGAACTTGAGCGAGTTGGTCGTACTCCGTTTTATCACAGGATTTGGGCTTGGAGGAGTCATGCCCAATGCCATCGCTTTAACCTCGGAGTATTGTCCTGAACGCGTTCGACGCACAATCGTATCGGTGATGTTTGTCGGATTCCCCGTCGGCGCTATCGTCTGTTCGTTACTGTCATCACATATGGTTCCAACGCTCGGGTGGACCTCGGTATTCTATATTGGCTCGCTGTTGCCCCTCGTTGCCGCGATCGTGTTAATGTTCCTGCTCCCAGAGTCCATCCGCTTTTTAGTTACCAAGGGGATTCATTTCGAGAAGCAGTTAGCCATTTTGCGAAGAATTGAGCCAAAGGGTCAATGGAAAGCGGGGGACAGGTTCTTTGTGACGGAAGAAGCCTTAAAGGGATTTACCGTCAAGAACTTGTTTGCTACTGGATACGGGAAAAATACGATTCTCTTGTGGTTCGTCTTTCTCATTAATCTAATGGTCTTGGATTTTTTGACCGGGTGGATGACAACCGTTCTAAAAAATGTGGGATTTCCTCTTGGGGAAGCCATCATTGCCACGGCATTTCTACAAGGTGGTGGGGCTGTCGGCGCAATCTTGTTAGGCTATCTCAGCGACAGGTTAAACATCAAGCGAATATTGGTCATTACGTTTCTCTTGTGTACCGTATCGCTCGGGCTGTTTGGCATGGTCGACAGTGTGGCCATGGTGCTCGTTATGACGTTCATTGCGGGGTTTTTCGTCGTCGGATCGCAAACGCTCATCAATACGCTTGCCTCGATCACCTATCCGACAAGTACTCGTTCAACGGGGGTCAGTTGGGCGTTTGGCGTCGGGCGGATTGGTTCGATTATCGGACCGATTATCGGTGGCGGCATGATCTCCATGAACTGGAGTATTAAAGAGATGTTTCTCTGTGCAGCCGTCCCCACTATTCTGGCAGCCATTGCGGTCACCTTCATGCGGATTCGACCCAATAAGGCTGAGTCGCGGCCCGTGCAACAGGCCAGTGAACCCAGCGTCTTATAG
- a CDS encoding thiamine pyrophosphate-requiring protein, translated as MGTYTAADALIESLHSAGVSYIFTNLGTDHPALIESWAKSSVNHLPMPEIIICPHETVALSAALGYAQVTGRAQAVIVHVDVGTQNLGGAVHNAARGRVPVFIFAGASSFTIEGELPASRTDYIQFIQDVYDQRGVVRGYTKWDYEIKTGKNVQKLVHRAMQIANSEPKGPVYLVGAREVLEEESIKLPTDLTKWNPISPAALSQADVKKIAEACLEAKNPLVITSYLGRNEPAVDELVAFSERLAIPVVEVSPSYMNFPSSNPLHLGFSRNAYIDEADVVIVIDCDLPWIPLKGGPRDTARVFYMDVDPLKQDLPLWYIPSEQFYQVNSLVALQQLNQFLSGAQLNRSGIEVRRQRVSQEHARLRDTWKREVTTPSEVITPEYLTACLAELIDDDTVVINETCAKNAVAVTHHLARNQPGTLVTSGGSSLGWGGGAAIGAKLAHPDKTVVCVTGDGAFIFSCPTAVYWASRRYNAPFLTIIYNNQGWEAPRQATLRVHPDGVSRQHNRYWNDFEPGAALDSVAHAAGGALAIPVVQVCEVKDAIRRGLEAVKNGTSAVVNVMLEPVSTTV; from the coding sequence GTGGGAACCTATACAGCAGCGGATGCTCTGATAGAATCCCTGCACAGTGCAGGCGTATCGTATATCTTTACGAATTTAGGCACGGACCATCCGGCACTTATTGAGAGCTGGGCTAAATCGAGTGTAAACCACTTGCCAATGCCAGAGATTATCATTTGTCCTCACGAGACTGTGGCGCTCAGTGCTGCGCTTGGATATGCACAAGTGACAGGGCGGGCGCAAGCGGTGATCGTACACGTCGATGTTGGGACGCAGAATTTAGGTGGGGCGGTGCACAACGCAGCACGCGGTCGAGTTCCCGTATTTATTTTTGCGGGCGCATCGTCTTTTACGATCGAAGGTGAACTCCCTGCCAGCCGGACGGATTACATTCAATTTATCCAAGACGTGTACGACCAGCGAGGCGTCGTTCGAGGCTATACCAAATGGGATTATGAAATCAAGACAGGTAAGAACGTTCAAAAGCTGGTTCATAGAGCGATGCAAATTGCAAATAGTGAGCCCAAAGGTCCTGTCTATTTAGTGGGGGCGCGAGAAGTCCTTGAAGAAGAGAGCATCAAGCTCCCGACAGATTTGACGAAGTGGAATCCCATTTCGCCAGCGGCGTTGTCTCAGGCTGACGTTAAAAAAATCGCAGAAGCCTGTTTGGAAGCGAAAAATCCACTCGTGATTACCAGTTATTTAGGTAGAAACGAACCCGCCGTTGACGAACTCGTTGCCTTTTCCGAGCGGCTGGCCATACCGGTGGTCGAAGTCAGTCCTAGTTATATGAATTTTCCGTCATCAAACCCTCTACACCTGGGATTCTCCAGAAACGCCTATATCGATGAGGCCGATGTCGTGATCGTGATCGATTGCGACCTACCTTGGATCCCGCTGAAAGGTGGACCTCGGGACACTGCGCGCGTCTTTTACATGGACGTGGATCCGCTTAAGCAGGACTTACCCCTATGGTACATTCCGTCCGAGCAATTTTATCAGGTCAATTCGCTTGTTGCACTGCAACAACTCAATCAATTTTTGAGCGGTGCACAGCTGAATCGGTCGGGAATCGAAGTTCGACGGCAGCGAGTCAGTCAGGAGCACGCCCGACTTCGAGACACATGGAAACGGGAGGTGACGACGCCATCCGAGGTGATCACACCTGAATATTTGACGGCTTGTTTGGCGGAACTGATCGATGACGACACGGTGGTTATCAATGAGACGTGTGCGAAAAATGCCGTCGCAGTGACGCACCACCTCGCTCGCAATCAGCCAGGTACTTTGGTTACGAGTGGAGGGAGTTCCTTAGGTTGGGGCGGTGGAGCGGCCATCGGCGCCAAGCTGGCCCATCCAGATAAAACGGTCGTCTGTGTCACAGGTGACGGTGCGTTTATCTTCAGTTGTCCAACTGCAGTCTACTGGGCTTCCCGGCGCTACAACGCCCCGTTTTTAACGATTATCTACAACAATCAGGGATGGGAAGCACCGAGGCAAGCGACATTGCGCGTTCATCCCGACGGAGTGAGCCGTCAGCACAACAGGTATTGGAACGATTTTGAACCTGGTGCTGCGTTGGATAGCGTTGCACACGCTGCAGGCGGCGCATTGGCGATCCCGGTTGTACAGGTTTGTGAGGTCAAAGACGCCATTCGAAGGGGACTGGAAGCGGTGAAGAACGGTACGTCGGCGGTTGTGAACGTCATGCTAGAACCAGTGTCAACTACCGTCTAA